One region of Manis pentadactyla isolate mManPen7 chromosome 9, mManPen7.hap1, whole genome shotgun sequence genomic DNA includes:
- the LOC118926485 gene encoding olfactory receptor 8H1-like yields the protein MGRRNTTQVTDFILLGLTDSPEVQLVLFLLFLLMYLITVLGNAGMVLVIRLDVQLHTPMYFFLSHLSFLDLIYSTVITPKTLENLLASTKCISYMSCFTQMYFFVLLGATECFLLSSMAYDRYIAICNPLHYPVVMSTRLCCSLILGSYSIGFMDSIVNVLFVSSLHFCDSNVIHHFFCDVSPVLALSCTDTYDVQMMIFIGAGSTLLVSLITISASYVSILSTILKITSTSGKQKAFSTCASHLLGVTIFYGTLMFTYLKPSKSYSLGKDQVASVFYTIMIPMLNPLIYSIRNKEVKNALTRITQKREDSRQVK from the coding sequence ATGGGCAGAAGGAATACCACGCAGGTGACAGACTTCATCCTTCTGGGGCTGACGGATTCCCCGGAGGTCCAGCTGGTCCTCTTTCTGCTGTTCCTGCTGATGTACCTGATCACAGTGCTGGGGAACGCAGGCATGGTGCTGGTGATCCGCCTGGACGTCCAGCTTCACacccccatgtatttcttcctcagTCACCTGTCCTTTCTTGACCTCATTTACTCAACCGTCATCACACCTAAAACTTTGGAGAACTTACTGGCTTCCACCAAGTGTATTTCCTATATGAGCTGCTTCACCCAGATGTACTTTTTTGTCCTCTTGGGTGCCACTGAATGTTTTCTACTCTCCTCAATGGCCTATGATCGCTACATAGCCATCTGCAACCCCCTCCACTACCCTGTCGTTATGTCCACAAGGCTCTGCTGTTCCCTCATCTTGGGGTCCTACTCCATTGGATTTATGGATTCCATTGTCAATGTGCTTTTCGTGAGCAGCTTGCATTTCTGCGACTCCAATGTAATCCATCACTTTTTCTGTGACGTATCCCCAGTTTTAGCCCTGTCTTGCACTGACACGTATGACGTCCAAATGATGATATTCATTGGTGCTGGTTCCACTCTCCTGGTGTCTCTGATCACAATATCTGCATCCTATGTGTCTATTCTGTCTACCATCCTGAAAATTACTTCCACTTCAGGGAAGCAAAAAGCCTTCTCTACTTGTGCCTCCCATCTCCTGGGAGTCACCATCTTTTACGGTACTCTGATGTTCACTTATTTAAAACCAAGTAAGTCCTACTCTTTGGGAAAGGATCAAGTAGCTTCTGTGTTTTACACAATCATGATCCCCATGCTGAATCCACTCATTTATAGTATTAggaacaaagaagtgaaaaatgctCTCACTAGAATCACACAGAAGAGAGAGGACTCCAGGCAAGTAAAGTAA